The following coding sequences lie in one Rutidosis leptorrhynchoides isolate AG116_Rl617_1_P2 chromosome 4, CSIRO_AGI_Rlap_v1, whole genome shotgun sequence genomic window:
- the LOC139841403 gene encoding uncharacterized protein, with the protein MPTKIDITDLPWDPADRKKILDYDPNQRDEIRRLYMQRGPCQPRGNLFPTKTVCSKDRRFVVTWFDEYRWLEYSVKADKAYCLWCYLFRDQVGKQRGSDAFVTDGFSNWNKKDRLKLHEGDVNSFHNKAHQKCEDLMKPKQSIAAVFHRQSDIEKQEYRIRLQSSIDAVRYVMHNALPFRGHDESEDSINRGIFLETLKLISSQNENARNAISKAPKNCK; encoded by the coding sequence ATGCCAACAAAAATTGATATAACCGATCTACCTTGGGATCCCGCAGACAGAAAAAAGATTTTGGACTATGACcctaatcaaagagatgaaattagGAGACTTTATATGCAAAGAGGACCTTGTCAACCACGTGGAAATTTGTTTCCCACAAAAACGGTATGCTCCAAAGATAGACGCTTTGTCGTAACTTGGTTTGATGAATATCGCTGGTTAGAGTATAGTGTAAAGGCAGATAAGGCATATTGTTTGTGGTGTTACCTATTCAGAGATCAAGTTGGAAAACAACGTGGGAGTGATGCATTTGTGACCGATGGCTTTAGTAATTGGAACAAAAAAGATAGATTAAAACTTCATGAGGGTGATGTTAACAGTTTTCACAATAAAGCACATCAAAAATGTGAAGATCTAATGAAGCCAAAGCAATCAATAGCCGCTGTTTTTCATAGACAATCTGATATTGAGAAGCAAGAGTATCGAATTCGATTACAAAGTTCAATTGATGCTGTTAGATATGTAATGCATAACGCATTACCATTTCGTGGTCATGACGAGAGTGAAGACTCCATAAATAGAGGAATTTTCTTGGAAACATTGAAGTTAATTTCAAGTCAAAatgaaaatgcccgtaacgcgataTCAAAAGCTCCAAAGAATTGTAAGTAA